The nucleotide sequence cggatgatgattatatatggattatttatatattatacatCTACGGGCTATTTTAAGTTTAAGCGATTGAGTGAATGTCTATTTAGATTGATTCTTCATATAAAAAATCCCAAAGGCAGTAGGTCATATCTGAATTTTATCTCATAAAATCACTTTAATTATCATAAGTTTCTTCAGTTATTTTATATTCATAAGAATATTTTACATGTCAAATATTGCCATTGGTTTAGTTGTTGTCACTATcttattgattttgatttttgttatttaGTGTAGTTCTATATAGACCGAAGACCAGCATCTATATTATTAATTATGCTTCAAAGTTTTAGAGAActtttttttgaaaatgaaattgaTAATCCAATTGATCTGATCGATCAGAGAAAAACCCAGCTTcctattattttgagaaataaaaCTAGGCATTTTATCAATatgaaaaatattatattttggcCAGAAAATTCGTCTTTAAGGTAGCTGTGGAAGAAATACGAGTAGATTTGTTTCAAATAGCAAAGTAGCcttcaaaacaaaaacaaacaaaaaatagcTAAATAGTTCAAATTATATTGGATGGAATGTATATTAAAGTCAAACTTATAACTCaaagtgaaaaagaaataaataattcaaaTTAGTTATAGATTGGTCAAGGTTACATGAAAaattttcatttcttcctttcaCAAGAAGTccaaaatatcaacaacaacccagtataatctcacaagtgcgATCTGAGTAGGGTAGTATGTAAAGCAAACATTATCCCTACCCTAGGATAGGGAAACTGTTTTCGAATAAACTATTTGCACAAGAAGATGAAATACACAATagaatagtaacaacaacaagaagtcaaaaatatcattttataaATTTAATGTTGATGTCTTGTATGCCTGcgcccttaaaattatggaaaaaataataaaaaccttggacatgtatatatatatatatatatatatatatatatatatatatagagagagagagagagagagagagagagataagtGGGCAATAGAAAAGTGAGGTGACATCTCTCTTAAGCCAAGAAACAcacttattttttttctcttttttttgggttttttcatttattttatattaaaaattctaTCTTCATAACTCACACCTCTTTATCTTCATAACCTATATTTTTAATAATCTCAATAACTCTCATGCCTTTCATATTCATAACCTCTAAATATTTAATATGTAAGTTTATGACAATTTATTATATGTTCCTCTGTATGTACCTATATAAGGACTTCTATGTTTTGAACAAATATGATTGATACTAACTTTATATTTTGTTTATAATGGTTTGAGCTATCTCTATGTCAAAGACTGTAGtggaaaagaaaaattataaggtATGGTAtggtttctatttttttttttttttttgtttaaggtAAATGCACGAAGATATTTTATACAGAAGAATGTTTAAGAGGAAGTGCCAAATAATGAGGTGAAGATCGAACTAAAGCGTATTTCAGAATTCTCATTAATGGTCTTTGATTTTGTCATCTTTAGGTTTATGTTGTATAAGTTgaaatagtgattttttttttcaaataatacaTAGAGATTTTGATATCTGTTTTTTGTTGTATATATTCATACTCtacaattgcaataactttgaGTTGTGATTTTCTCCGATATCGAAGTGAGATtctaatatatttttcttttctgttataTATAGATGTatcatttttataaataaaaattttcTATATGTTCTTAATTCTTTTTGcctctatttcttttcttcaatgaacttttttgaattgtttttccttttctgaagttgtttctctTCTAACACTCTTTAAATTTTCTTCAAATGGGTTTTGTAAATTTCTTTCCATGTTTTCATAATACTCaaaagatttatttattttttgtgtttaaaaaagaaataaagaaaccAAAGCAAATAAGAATGAGATCAAAAGAAGAATGGCCCCATAAAGAAAAAGTGTGGCGCCGTAACCTTTCTTGAGGAACGAAGACAATTCTACCATCATCATCGTAAAAGCTTTATTTGTGTTATGAAGGTTGTGCCAAAAAATTCAACCATTCAATTCACTAGGCATTAATCTATAACATTCATTGACAATTTATAGATAACTTTAAGTTAACATATAAtataatctaattaattaaaaaatcacATGTGATAATAGATTATTACTGATAAAAAATTTTAACACTATGAATGGGGTAGGCTTTCAGTAGTTTAAAAATCGCTAGACAACGAATTATTAACTTTATGAAATAAAGTTTGTTTATTTTCGAGTTATACTATTGATGATTGAAGACTTAGTAAGGTTCATAATTAACTTGCAAATAATACTTATTATTCTAATATTAGAATTTACGCACAGTTAGTTTTGTTCTTAGTTTATTAAGTGTGTTATTGAAAGATtttcttattaaaaaaattaaatgttcCTGTGAATGCTTGGTGGATTTTATTCTTTAAAGTATGTCATTATCTCTAATTTAATGTTGCAGTTACTCAATTAAATGTATCCCATAAAAGTATGATTTATCTACCAGAATAATACAATAAATTAACGGAATAAAGGTTTTAACATTTCTATTGCAAGGTAAAAGGATGAGGCCTTCTAATGATCTTTTGTCAACAAGTATATATTTTTTCTCATAGAAAGTTTCAGCATCTCAAtatacaactaataataatttattttattttatttatataattagTAGTTTTAAGAATCTATGcaacttttattttaattttagtttttatttttcttagtatTGGACTTTCTTAATTAGATAAAATTTAAGTAATATTCATTGATAATATACAGTTAACTATACATCACATATATTATTTGCtacaattaaattaaatttatgAATTAAACcaaatgtattttatttattggtGATTTTCTTTCTCATAAAAAGAGGGATAATATCGACATTGTTATTAATtcgataattttttttaaaattttattgatGTTTCTTTAACCCGTGCAAAGCGCGGGTAAGTTTACTAGTTGTCTAGTAATATTGAGTTGCTATGCAGCTTCCATTGAGAACAAGCAAAATTCTAAATTTGTAGTCTGGTGAGGAACCAATTCTCACTATTTTGTTCTTTGATGGCAAGTCTTTGATGTCAGGTAACACTTGGAAATTCTTTGATGTCTCACAGAGCAGCAGTACCTTTTCCTTTAATATATTCTCCAACCGGTAACACTCGGAAATTCTAGTTAAACTGTCACATAAACTCTGCATTATTATTACATGTTGTGTCGTTCGTTTCCGTTACCCTATTACCTTGTTGCTATTATTTGTTGCTTTATTTTCACTGTTCCTTGTGCCAAGAGTCTaccagaaacaacctctctatctttacaaggtaggggtaaggtctgcgtgccCATTAGCATTTCCCGAGAAGCTACAATAGGAAAGAATGGGAGCAATTGCTGACAATTTGTGAATAAAGTGATTGCAATTAGAATTGTAAACGGCAGGCATACAACCAAAGATACTTGAAATGTTCTGTCTTGACATTGATAGATACATGCAAAGCTAAAACTAACACAATTCCTAAAAGGATAAAGAATGTCCACGTCCCGTTTGAAGAGCCTTTAATGAATATTGCAATTTTTTCATACAAGAAGCAGAGAATACAAATCATGGCAACTCCAGGTATAGCAGTTACCAGCGATACATCAATTTCTTCAACCTTCTTCTCCAAACTCCTTTGTGAATCTGTCATGCACTTCAAGGTCAGATTTACTCACTGTTGGTCTTTGACGTGCGAGAACCTTGTCAAAGTCTGTCTTTGTAATGGGTGGCGGGATTATCTGCAAAGGCATTAAACAGCAAGCGGTTTTAACTAGTCCATCCAGTTAGAAGGACAACGCATCCAAACCCATCTCATACTAAAATATCAGGTGATATCGGCTACCCTTTCTTTTGGGTAATCTAGCCATTCAGGACAGAAACTTAGGAAGATGTAGTTCAGTAACTGCACCATCTCTCTTGCATTTAGTTCCACTTAAGTGTATGATGCGTAAACCTTATAAAAATATACAGTAGAATCACATTTAATTACTGAATAACTCAAGGAAGTCAAGTTTCCAGGAATGTGCAACTATTAGCCCCCAATATATCCAACTCAAACCCATATAAGCACAAGTTACAGTTTAGCGGtaaagtgaaaaattaattatTGTAGTGATCTCAAACTACATATGTATCCAGAGTACCTGGGATGCAAGTCCTTTAGCAGCAAGCTCCTGCATAGTTGTTTGCACAGCACCCGGTTGCTTTGGTCCACATGGCACCCAGGTACCATTAGAAGTCTGAGTAAAGAACATAGCATCCTGAGTTTTTCGTACAGGTTCAAATAGCACGTCCTTGACCTGTCCAGGAAGAGCAAGTATAAATACATTAGCAGAACATAGAGGAATTGCTCCCTTGTTTTCCTTCATCGTTTAACAGGTTGGATTGGAGTTGGAGAAAGGATCTCTTCCCAAACTACAAACTGGCAAACAACATGTTGGGTGTAAGACATAAAGTCAAATTCATTAGGCTCCAGACTTACGCAAACGGAAATATCTGAACCAGAAAACCCCTCTGTCTTACGGGCCAGGTCTTCAAAGTCGCCCTCGCTCAAGTTATGGGGGGTATCACCTAAGTGAACCTGCAAGCATAACAAGCCAAACTAaataacctagagctctgacaaGAGGAATAGCAGTATATATTTCCCTGAACTGCACTTTCCGAGAAAAATCACAGAGCAGGATTTACTTTGAACATGTGTTGCCGTGCCTTCAGATCTGGGAGAGGAATGTAGATACGCTTATCAAATCTTCGCCGTATAGCCTGTAGAGAACAATATCTGTCAGCAAAAGACTTCTATGTTAATATGATATGCTACTTTATACTGCAGATCATTCTATACCTGATCTAGGGCATAGGGTGTATTTGTTGCTGCAAGAACAAGAACTTTATCATCATTGTGTCCAACACCCTGAAAAtacaaattgaataaaaaaaaaggcGCATTTAGCCAGGGGGATttctcttcctcttttctttctGATGGGATAAAGGGTGGTTATGAGAGATCAAAGAATCATACTATAGCCACGATATATCAATTACCTGCATCTGCACAAGGAGTTCTGTTTTAATACGTCGGGAAGCTTCACTCTCATTTCCTTCTCCTCGCTGTCCACACAGGGAATCGATTTCATCAACGAATATAATGGAAGGAGCACTTTCACGAGCCATTTGGAAAAGGTTTGAAACTAGCTTCTCACTTTCACCCATCCACTTGGATACAAGGTCTGATGATGAGACACTGCATGAAAATAGCAGTTGGCACTCGCCAACTTTACAGCCTAAGTTCTTGAAAATGGGAAACTGAGAGAATGCTGAAAAAGAAGAGATACACGACAACATTCATGCAGGCAACTCATGTTTATATACATTCATCTAGATCGTTATATGCAAATTAAAAGAGAAATCCATAGTGCAGTTAGAAGATTTATTACCAGCGGAAACTGCAGATATTTCAGAGTGCTTGCAGGTAGGGTCATTAAAAAAATCAGACATCTTGACATTGCCAGCATACTATGGCAGCAGAGAGCATCAAATTTTCAGGGAAGTAGTCATTATACATCTTATTTTTTGCTTTCAGAAAGGCATCAAACCAATAATTTCAAATGCTATAGCATTGTTTTCCCTATACCAAAAATGCAAGGCATCCATATGACCTCGGCAGGACAACTTTTTTCTTTTGGGGGGGATAGCTATTAAAGCATAGCTTCTATGAAGCAAAAGCTCTAAACGTTGACCTCAACCGGAAGTAACTTTGAGACAAACAAAGCTGATTGATCGTGCTCATATAACCATACTAAAATTTATTATTGTAAGTTTGAAACTTTTTATTAAAATGACTGCAATCACAACCAAGGCCTTAGCTGAAAGCTCAATTTGACTCTTCTCTACATCAAAATAGTACAAATGTACTGGTCATATCTTAACATTTATGGGTTTGCAGCACGTACATTGGCAGAGTTATCCGAATTTCCCACAAACTGGAGAACTCTGAGATCATTCCATCAGGTGGTTAAAACCACATACCAGTTGAGAAGCTGAACTATAAAACCCAAAATGACAGGCTCATTGGTCATCCCCACATGCTATACTATAGTCTTCACATCCTGAATACTTCCCAAAATGCACATCTAGGCAAAGTCATTGATATAATGCCGGATGCCGGATGCCGGATGCACTCCTTGATTTGGGCAGCTGTTAAATCGGTATCAAAAGAAAACATTCACCAGTCAACACTCTCGAATACAAGAGTATATATATCAACCAATTCCAACATTACATTCTGCCCTAGATGTATAGATCTGCAACTGGCACACCACTGAGGCGGATGATCTAGATCAGTGTTGTCAAAAGCGAAAAGCTCTAAAAAGCACTCTAGGTCTATGGgactttaagcgcaaagcgcaatTAAAATGTGGGCTTTATTAAAAAAAGGCGCAATGAAagggaaaaaatatatatatatgtaattcaaGAAAAAAGAGTAACAAATTCACTCATGATGCTTTACTTAACAACTAATACACTTATTTGTCGattattattgttgtttagtACTGCCTGATTCAAGATAGAACTCATGGAAAATAAGGCACGCGCCTTAGTGTCTTGCTTATACGGAAGCGCAGCTTAAGCGACGCGACGCTCGCCCCCTAAGCTTTTCtgagcttcagggcttaagcgcgccttaaatgagcctttgacaacactgatcCAGATGTGACATCTCTAGAGGAATAGAACCTCATAAAAGTAGGTATCAAAAGAACCATAAATCTTTAACAGAAGTAGAGCCAGCGTAAAtactactccctccatttcaatttatgtgaatccatttgactgggcacggagtttaagaaaaaagagaagacttttggacttgtggtataaaatgaggtacatatattttgtgtggctataaatcattgcataatgGTAAAATGTTTCCAAATATGGaaagatgtcattctttttggcacagactaaAAGGAGCAAGATCCGTCTTGAGCATATAAACATGCTGGAGTCTTGAGCATATAAAGAGGTTTAGATCAGTCAACTCTGAGCAAAGGGACAAGCCATCCCACCAACTCCAAGTAAAAAACACAGTCAATGTAAAAGTCTAGGCTTGGATGTTAAACCACATTCTGTAATTAGTAACTGAGCCCTTCACATTCATTACTACTTCACTTCTGATTCTTTTAAATCAGGCACCAAATTATGTTAAAGCAACAAttatgagaagaagaaaaaaaacaacataaATTTTGAGAAACAAAGGCCATAAAAACTATacaggaaataaaagagaaaaccTAACAAACAAATGGCAGCAATCAGTTGCATCTTCACCCTCGACTTCTTCTACGTGTTGGTATTCCATAATTTTTCCTTTATAATCTTAAAGCCTGCTAAGAAGATTCTCATTTTGGTCAAGTTCTTTTTACTAATGAGGATATGATGTACAAAATTTGCAATTTAGAAAACAACACTTGGTTTTTTCCTAAAACAAATTGCAGTGAATCAGAAAATATCTGAAGTTGATAGCTCCAAGTGCAGCAAAATGGACAAACATTATAAACAAAAACAATTGTGTAGGAAGACAAATACCTAAAAAATGTGGATTCTGCTTCAGTAGCAACAGCTTTGGCCAAGTAAGACTTTCCAGTTCCAGGAGGACCATATAGAAGAAAAGCTCTCCATGGCCGCCTCTTGCCTGAAGGGACATGAGAAAGAGAAAACAACACTCAAATTGTGACGATTAGGTGATGCACCCGTAGCAAAACTACTCAACCATCTCTAAGTGTACCACAAAAAGAAAACGAACATAATTACTCACAATTTCTCTGCCTTAATGATTTTTATCCCACCATTACTTTTTTGGATGAGCTGGAAGGAGCTGTAACATGTATCCTCTGAGCAACTATAAAGAGAAACTTTAAAATATGGGATTCGCAGTTCATCTCTCGTACTCCAAGCTATTATACGGTCATATTGATGATACTTATCAAGCTTCCATGTCCAAAGCATTTAGAGAGTACAGCAAATAACATCCACAAAATCACCATTAATCCACAGACTAAACTGGCACATTGTGATCCTCAAACTGAAAGGGTTTAAAATGTACAATAGGTAAACACTCAAACTTACTTCTTCCATTGGTAGTTCACGACTAGGAACTATTGGAACCCATGTAACCCCAATTCTGACATAAGTTAAAATCTTTCTAAAATCTGTATACTTACCTGTAATTTTCAGCATAACTAATACAATGTTTGGTTATCAATACAACACTCTGTATACTTACCTGTAATTTTCACCGCATAATAAGTATTATAAAACCCTCTATATAACTAGTCCGTGAATCAAACACCACACCTAACATCTTAAAGCTACCACAAGATTATAAACCTCTCAAAGCTACTTCAGAATCACAAGAAAACCTTAAATCAAAGCAGTAATCTTTACAAACAAAATGCAGGCAAAAACACAAACAAATCCAACAAAAgcgaacacacacacacacacacacacctgtGAAGAACTGAGGGAATTTCACAGGCAAAATAACAGCTTCCTGCAAAGCCTGTTTAGCACTTTCCAATCCAGCAACATCATTCCACTTCACATTAGGTTTCTCCCTAATAATCGCCGAATTAAGCCCAGCTCTAAGCTTATCTTTCTCAGGATCCTCCCCACCACCATCTTCACCACCATCTTTGGGCTTAGCA is from Nicotiana tabacum cultivar K326 chromosome 18, ASM71507v2, whole genome shotgun sequence and encodes:
- the LOC107759416 gene encoding protein SUPPRESSOR OF K(+) TRANSPORT GROWTH DEFECT 1-like; this encodes MYSNFKEQAIEYVRQAVQEDNAGNYAKAFPLYMNALEYFKTHLKYEKNPKIKEAITQKFTEYLRRAEEIRAVLDEGVGSGPGSNGAVVAKPKDGGEDGGGEDPEKDKLRAGLNSAIIREKPNVKWNDVAGLESAKQALQEAVILPVKFPQFFTGKRRPWRAFLLYGPPGTGKSYLAKAVATEAESTFFSVSSSDLVSKWMGESEKLVSNLFQMARESAPSIIFVDEIDSLCGQRGEGNESEASRRIKTELLVQMQGVGHNDDKVLVLAATNTPYALDQAIRRRFDKRIYIPLPDLKARQHMFKVHLGDTPHNLSEGDFEDLARKTEGFSGSDISVCVKDVLFEPVRKTQDAMFFTQTSNGTWVPCGPKQPGAVQTTMQELAAKGLASQIIPPPITKTDFDKVLARQRPTVSKSDLEVHDRFTKEFGEEG